Proteins encoded together in one Amphiprion ocellaris isolate individual 3 ecotype Okinawa chromosome 14, ASM2253959v1, whole genome shotgun sequence window:
- the tiam1a gene encoding rho guanine nucleotide exchange factor TIAM1 isoform X3: MSAFRRSRNSNPSTESIYEMLQLSTEQVTAFCRSLHDMNPLECPMSSSSSSSSSSLSPSPVSALPPTAGAATQRQLSHADKLRKVINELVETEKTYVKDLSCLIECYLTPLQKESFLTQDELDVLFGNLGEMVEFQVEFLRTLEDGIRLVPDLDKLERVEQFKKVLFSLGGSFLYYADRFKIYSAFCASHTKVPKVLAKAKTDPDFKAFLAERNPRQQHSSTLESYLIKPIQRVLKYPLLLKELYSLTDPDSEEHYHLDVAMKAMNKVASHINEMQKLHEEYGAVFDQLINEQTADKKEVADLSMGDLLLHSTVVWINPPVSLVKSKKDPDLAAFVFKTAVVFVYKDCSKHRKKIGGSHRTSVSDDKDPFRFRHMIATDSLQVRALANSEATAVCEIVHIRSESEGRPERTFQLCCSSPDSKKDFLKAVHSILREKQRRQLLKTESLPPNQQYVPFGGKRLCALKGARPAMNRAASAPSRTLARRKLMRNRITIDTDLVFHGNNNNSNDSNPSHQLSYPSSSSPLSQHAPLQSQKSQGEDTDRWVEEQFNLGYYEDQCEGIDVGQVKETDILSDDDEYCKSVRAASAEPNALEGEMEGLDLRGKETRNLNGRAETRSGMMQEEEADRIQHADDSNSFASCGVSLSRCATPTLKLAPLKQCAVEGATNKDHDVIWVRRDDFANGCNSDVF, from the exons ATGTCAGCTTTCAGAAGGAGCAGGAATTCCAATCCCTCGACCGAATCCATCTATGAAATGTTACAGCTG AGCACGGAGCAGGTCACCGCTTTCTGCCGCAGTCTCCATGACATGAATCCCCTGGAGTGCCCTATGTCATCCTCCTCATCGTCGTCTTCGTCATCCCTCTCCCCGAGCCCCGTGTCTGCTCTGCCGCCCACTGCAGGCGCTGCCACCCAGAGACAGCTCTCCCACGCAGACAAACTGCGCAAGGTCATCAATGAATTGGTGGAGACGGAGAAGACCTACGTCAAA gATCTGAGCTGCCTTATAGAGTGCTACTTGACGCCCTTGCAGAAAGAGAGCTTCCTTACACAGGATGAG CTGGATGTTTTGTTTGGCAACCTCGGGGAGATGGTGGAATTCCAAGTGGAGTTTCTCCGAACACTGGAAGATGGAATCAGACTGGTGCCAGATCTGGACAAACTGGAAAGGGTGGAGCAGTTTAAG AAGGTGCTGTTCTCCTTGGGTGGTTCATTCCTTTATTATGCTGATCGTTTCAAGATCTACAGCGCTTTCTGTGCCAGTCACACCAAGGTCCCGAAGGTCCTTGCAAAAg CCAAGACAGACCCAGATTTCAAGGCCTTCCTGGCTGAGAGGAACCCCAGACAGCAACATTCATCCACTCTGGAGTCTTACCTCATCAAACCCATCCAGAGAGTCCTGAAGTATccgctgctgctgaaggagctctACTCTCTCACCGACCCCGACAGTGAGGAACATTACCACCTGGATG TTGCAATGAAAGCCATGAACAAAGTTGCGAGTCACATCAACGAGATGCAGAAGCTTCATGAGGAGTATGGAGCAGTTTTTGACCAGCTCATCAATGAACAGACAGCAGATAAAAAAGAG GTTGCTGACCTCTCAATGGGGGATCTGTTGCTACATTCCACTGTGGTGTGGATCAACCCTCCAGTCTCTTTGGTCAAGAGTAAAAAGGACCCTGACTTGGCTGCTTTTG TGTTCAAAACAGcggttgtgtttgtgtataaagATTGCTCCAAGCACCGGAAAAAAATT GGTGGATCTCATCGTACGTCCGTGAGCGATGATAAGGATCCCTTCCGTTTCCGTCACATGATCGCAACAGACTCTCTGCAAGTCAGAGCCCTCGCAA ACTCTGAGGCCACAGCAGTGTGTGAAATAGTCCACATCAGGTCTGAATCTGAAGGAAGACCTGAGAGAACCTTCCAGTTGTGCTGCAG TTCTCCAGATAGTAAGAAGGACTTCCTGAAAGCGGTCCACTCCATCCTGAGGGAGAAGCAACGCCGACAGCTTCTTAAGACAGAATCTCTGCCACCCAACCAGCAGTACGTTCCCTTTGGTGGCAAACGCCTGTGTGCCCTCAAAGGGGCTCGGCCTGCCATGAACAGAGCAG CGTCAGCTCCGTCTAGAACCCTGGCCCGCAGGAAGCTGATGAGGAACCGCATCACCATCGACACCGACCTGGTTTTCcatggcaacaacaacaacagcaacgaCTCCAACCCCTCCCACCAACTGTCCTACCCGTCCTCCAGCTCTCCGCTCTCCCAGCATGCCCCCCTTCAGTCCCAGAAGTCTCAAGGAGAGGACACGGACCGCTGGGTGGAGGAACAGTTCAACCTGGGCTACTACGAGGACCAGTGTGAGGGGATCGACGTGGGGCAGGTGAAGGAGACGGACATTTTGAGCGACGATGACGAGTACTGCAAGTCTGTCCGAGCAGCGTCTGCAGAACCGAACGCCCTGGAGGGGGAGATGGAAGGATTGGACCTGCGAGGCAAAGAGACGAGGAACCTGAATGGACGAGCAGAGACTAGAAGTGGGAtgatgcaggaggaggaagctgaTCGAATACAGCACGCTGACGATTCAAACTCATTTGCATCCTGTGGGGTCTCGCTCTCCCGCTGTGCGACCCCGACTCTAAAACTTGCCCCCTTGAAGCAGTGTGCAGTGGAGGGGGCCACAAATAAGGACCACGATGTCATCTGGGTGCGgcgggatgactttgcaaatgGGTGCAACAGCGACGTCTTCTGA
- the tiam1a gene encoding rho guanine nucleotide exchange factor TIAM1 isoform X4 produces the protein MNPLECPMSSSSSSSSSSLSPSPVSALPPTAGAATQRQLSHADKLRKVINELVETEKTYVKDLSCLIECYLTPLQKESFLTQDELDVLFGNLGEMVEFQVEFLRTLEDGIRLVPDLDKLERVEQFKKVLFSLGGSFLYYADRFKIYSAFCASHTKVPKVLAKAKTDPDFKAFLAERNPRQQHSSTLESYLIKPIQRVLKYPLLLKELYSLTDPDSEEHYHLDVAMKAMNKVASHINEMQKLHEEYGAVFDQLINEQTADKKEVADLSMGDLLLHSTVVWINPPVSLVKSKKDPDLAAFVFKTAVVFVYKDCSKHRKKIGGSHRTSVSDDKDPFRFRHMIATDSLQVRALANSEATAVCEIVHIRSESEGRPERTFQLCCSSPDSKKDFLKAVHSILREKQRRQLLKTESLPPNQQYVPFGGKRLCALKGARPAMNRAASAPSRTLARRKLMRNRITIDTDLVFHGNNNNSNDSNPSHQLSYPSSSSPLSQHAPLQSQKSQGEDTDRWVEEQFNLGYYEDQCEGIDVGQVKETDILSDDDEYCKSVRAASAEPNALEGEMEGLDLRGKETRNLNGRAETRSGMMQEEEADRIQHADDSNSFASCGVSLSRCATPTLKLAPLKQCAVEGATNKDHDVIWVRRDDFANGCNSDVF, from the exons ATGAATCCCCTGGAGTGCCCTATGTCATCCTCCTCATCGTCGTCTTCGTCATCCCTCTCCCCGAGCCCCGTGTCTGCTCTGCCGCCCACTGCAGGCGCTGCCACCCAGAGACAGCTCTCCCACGCAGACAAACTGCGCAAGGTCATCAATGAATTGGTGGAGACGGAGAAGACCTACGTCAAA gATCTGAGCTGCCTTATAGAGTGCTACTTGACGCCCTTGCAGAAAGAGAGCTTCCTTACACAGGATGAG CTGGATGTTTTGTTTGGCAACCTCGGGGAGATGGTGGAATTCCAAGTGGAGTTTCTCCGAACACTGGAAGATGGAATCAGACTGGTGCCAGATCTGGACAAACTGGAAAGGGTGGAGCAGTTTAAG AAGGTGCTGTTCTCCTTGGGTGGTTCATTCCTTTATTATGCTGATCGTTTCAAGATCTACAGCGCTTTCTGTGCCAGTCACACCAAGGTCCCGAAGGTCCTTGCAAAAg CCAAGACAGACCCAGATTTCAAGGCCTTCCTGGCTGAGAGGAACCCCAGACAGCAACATTCATCCACTCTGGAGTCTTACCTCATCAAACCCATCCAGAGAGTCCTGAAGTATccgctgctgctgaaggagctctACTCTCTCACCGACCCCGACAGTGAGGAACATTACCACCTGGATG TTGCAATGAAAGCCATGAACAAAGTTGCGAGTCACATCAACGAGATGCAGAAGCTTCATGAGGAGTATGGAGCAGTTTTTGACCAGCTCATCAATGAACAGACAGCAGATAAAAAAGAG GTTGCTGACCTCTCAATGGGGGATCTGTTGCTACATTCCACTGTGGTGTGGATCAACCCTCCAGTCTCTTTGGTCAAGAGTAAAAAGGACCCTGACTTGGCTGCTTTTG TGTTCAAAACAGcggttgtgtttgtgtataaagATTGCTCCAAGCACCGGAAAAAAATT GGTGGATCTCATCGTACGTCCGTGAGCGATGATAAGGATCCCTTCCGTTTCCGTCACATGATCGCAACAGACTCTCTGCAAGTCAGAGCCCTCGCAA ACTCTGAGGCCACAGCAGTGTGTGAAATAGTCCACATCAGGTCTGAATCTGAAGGAAGACCTGAGAGAACCTTCCAGTTGTGCTGCAG TTCTCCAGATAGTAAGAAGGACTTCCTGAAAGCGGTCCACTCCATCCTGAGGGAGAAGCAACGCCGACAGCTTCTTAAGACAGAATCTCTGCCACCCAACCAGCAGTACGTTCCCTTTGGTGGCAAACGCCTGTGTGCCCTCAAAGGGGCTCGGCCTGCCATGAACAGAGCAG CGTCAGCTCCGTCTAGAACCCTGGCCCGCAGGAAGCTGATGAGGAACCGCATCACCATCGACACCGACCTGGTTTTCcatggcaacaacaacaacagcaacgaCTCCAACCCCTCCCACCAACTGTCCTACCCGTCCTCCAGCTCTCCGCTCTCCCAGCATGCCCCCCTTCAGTCCCAGAAGTCTCAAGGAGAGGACACGGACCGCTGGGTGGAGGAACAGTTCAACCTGGGCTACTACGAGGACCAGTGTGAGGGGATCGACGTGGGGCAGGTGAAGGAGACGGACATTTTGAGCGACGATGACGAGTACTGCAAGTCTGTCCGAGCAGCGTCTGCAGAACCGAACGCCCTGGAGGGGGAGATGGAAGGATTGGACCTGCGAGGCAAAGAGACGAGGAACCTGAATGGACGAGCAGAGACTAGAAGTGGGAtgatgcaggaggaggaagctgaTCGAATACAGCACGCTGACGATTCAAACTCATTTGCATCCTGTGGGGTCTCGCTCTCCCGCTGTGCGACCCCGACTCTAAAACTTGCCCCCTTGAAGCAGTGTGCAGTGGAGGGGGCCACAAATAAGGACCACGATGTCATCTGGGTGCGgcgggatgactttgcaaatgGGTGCAACAGCGACGTCTTCTGA